TATCAAAGCTTTTAGGAATCCGTATCCACAGAATTGTGTTCATCAACAGAGTGAGGATTTGCCCCCCAAATGGATATAATCCACAAGGCCAGAAGCAGAGGCATAGGTCAAAATTTAGAGGCACTGGTGCTTGTGTGTGTATGCAGATTATTTATTTAACCAGGTCAAAGACCACAGCACAAAGATCTAATAATCTCTTAATTTGACCACCCTGGACTACCTGACCCAAATGCCTTACCCCATCTACAAAGAATGACAAGGAATCTAAAACATTTGGATGGACCAACCAACAATATCACTTAGTGTTATTCTGTTCTGAACATGCAATAGCCCTTCAGCCACCTTTCAGACTTATTCATAAATCCAAGCAGTTTTTTTCAGTGAATGTCATGGTCCTTCAACCCGAGTTAAATAGTTTTCCTCTACTCTGGCTTGAATTTGATTTTATTCTTGCCCCTATGTTCCTCTATTCTATATCAGTTAATTACGAAGGTTCATTTTGCAAcactcacagagtcatacagcccaGAAACCCGTTGGCCAAACATTTCCAAGCCAACCAAGATAACACATCTAAGATAGTTCCATTTACTcgtgtttagtccatatccctctaaacattttgtttttgtgtacccaaccaaatgtcttttaaatgttgttatagtacctgccttaacaacttcctctggcagcacattccatataccataaaatattgcttaaatattgttcctcaggttcctattaaatctttcccatttaaccttaaaTCTTACCCTcgcgttcttgattcccttaccctggggaaAGACTGTGTGttcactatctattcccctcatgattgtatacatctcactgtatctattcccctcatggttgtttttcatcacccctcagcctcatgcattccaaagaataaagttctaACCTGCCCAAACgcttcctgtagctcaggccctcaagttctgaTAACATCTtcatatatcttctctgcaccctttccagcttaatggcatctttcctatagtaggctgaccaaaaccgaacacaatattccaagtgtggcctcaccaacatcttgtacatctAACagcgtcccaacttctatactcggttccctgactaatgaaggccaatgtgccaaaagccttcttcaccaccctatctatacaTGAATGCTCAAggggtcctgccatttactgtataatttcctcttgcatttgacattccaaaatgcaacagctcacagTTGCTTGGGTTAAAGGCCATGTGCCATTTCTCCGCTCatatttccaactgatctatatcctgctgcatcATTTGTCAATCTATGTTGTGAAAGTTAAAATCTCCTGCTATAACAGCTTTATTGGGCTTAAAGCTGTCtgtaatctcctggcatattttgtTACTATAATTCCCGTTGGCGGCCCAAATATACTCCAAACAAGGTGCTCATCCCGTTTCTTTCTGAGTCGAACCATCAGTAATGTCGTCTCGGACTACTGCAGTGATGTTCTTACATTAGCAAACCCGCCTGCCAGAATATtggttccgaagaagggtctcaacccgaaacgtcacccattcccactctccagagatgttgcctgtcctgctgagttactccagcactttgtgtctatattggttCTCCACCTGTTCAGGTGCAACCTGACCCTCTTGTAGAGGTCTTCTCTGCCCCAGGAGATCCCAGTGGTCCaagaatctgaatccctgccaccTGCACTAGCTCTTCAACCATGAATTCCTCTGTTCTACCTTTCAATTCCAATAAAAAAGTGGGAAAGAGTTTATCTTTCAAACAGCCAGCAAAAGACACAAAGGTTTGATAGGGTTAGGCCTGTGCTGTTGATAGCTATATTCATTGTGTCAAAGAATGCACAGCAATAATTTAACAAATGGACTGAACATCTTAACTTAGCATCAGTGTAAGCCGATTGAATAGGAGTAGAGAAATAGTACCAGAAAACTTAATGATGGCCTTTGCTCTCAACTCATTTAGGCCGAGTGGCTTCAGCAATGCTGCTACTTCCTTCCAGTCAGCAGCTTGCGCTATTTCAGCAGAAGGGTATCTCTCCAGGAAATCCCACAGCACAGGAATGGCTTTTCTACCTGGTTCAAGGAAAAGGCCAATATCAGACTAATTTCACATTAACACCGTCACAATTGTGATGATCAAAATATAGGCTATGGAATACGATCTAAATGCTTCCATAAATATCTAATATTTTCCGCAGGGTACATAGAAACAATTTGTCCTCCAGCAATACGGGGGGAAAAGATGAGGTactaaggtaagctagccaagaatataaacgaggataataaaagcttctttaggtatgtgaagaggaaaaaattagttaagaccaaagttggacccttgaagactaaaacaggtgaatttattatggggaacaaggtaaTGGTAGACGAGTTGAACATGTACTTTGgattcgtcttcactaaggaggacacaaacaatctccctgatgtactagtggccagaggatctagagtgacggaggaactgaaggaaattcacattaagcaggaaatggtgttgggtagactgatgggactgaaggctgacaaattcccagggcctgatggtctgcaccccagagtacttaagtaagtggctctagaaatcgtggatgcatcggtgatcattttccaatgttctatagattcaggatcagttcctgtggattggagcctagctaatattatcccattttttaagaaaggtgggagagagaaaacagggaattatagaccagttagcctgacatcggtggtggggaagatgctggaatcaattataaaagatgaaataacggcacatttggatagcagtaacaagatcggtccgagtcagcatggatttaccaaggggaaattatgcttgactaatcttctggaattttattaggatgtaactaggaaaatggataagggagagccagtggatgtagtatatctggactttcagaaagcatttgataaggtcccacataggcaattagtgggcaacattagaacacatggtattgggggtagggtactgacatggatagaaaattggttggcagacaggaaacaaatgaCTGGATgtgaaacatcaactatttatCTCTCCATAGacactgcatgacctgctgaatatttctgacGTTTTTTTGTTCAATTTCAGTTTTCAAACATCAACAGTTTCTTTGTTGTCTAAGGGTTCTGCTGTCTGTTAAGTGATACCAAGGATGAGTGATGTAATGAacagatataaaaacagaaaatgcttgaacgctcagcaggtcaggcagcacttgtggaAAGTGTTGGGCACAGGTTGGGCACTCTTAATCTGCATTTTCAATTCAGTTTCTGCAGTTTTCTGATTTTCATTCAGTGATGTAATGAATAAGGTGACATAGAACCACCTGTAAATGTAGCATAGATGGAATACCAAAAATACATTATTTAGATCACATGAAAGATTACTGCACAAATAACCTCATCTCATTGGTGAGTCATTTAATAGCACAGATACAAGAGAAGCTAACTAGCAGAGAACAGTCGAGATAaatgaatattttttaaattggcaAGCTGTAAGTAATGAGTTGCCATAAGATCAATGCTGGGACCTTACTGGTAACCCAGCTTCCTCAACTTCTGTTGAGGAAAGAACCAAACTCTCATGGTGAATGCAGTATGGCAACAGGAAACAGAAACCTTCGTCAGCTCAAAGATATCAAAGCATTCATGTTAGTGGCAAAGCTCAGAacaattaattttaattaatgttaataaatttatctctGGAAACATGTTCAACAGTAgctaaacaatccaagtttgaatACCTTGTTGCCAACACCTCATTCTCTTATGTCACTCCTTCAACACAGACCAACTCACCTGTGGTTTTGTTAAGAAAAATGGTGGCAACAAGAAGCTTCCAAGGATCGTGAAAGAGTGTCTCCTGAATAAGTTTAAAGGGTGATCGCGGTGGAGTCCACTTGACAAAAGCTTTGCGACGTGGTGGGCTGGGcgctatgaaaaataaaaatacacaaaaataTAGTTCACATGATTGGTCAGTCTCATTCAACATCACAGATCAAACACTCAACTATATAATGGTGTACATACCTTCTTTGGCATAATTCCTGGAAAAGTATGGGCTGGTCTTCCTCCGCTCTAGCTTTTTCTTTGGAGAGGGCTCACTGTTCACTGTTCACAAAAAATAATAGAATCCGAGAAGCAAATACATTTCTGGTACTTGAAGACAGCATGTGAATATCTGCACTTCCAAATAGCAAGCAAATGTTATGTTTTAAATGATAATTCAATAATTCGATGAGTACCCATCAAAGAAACATCCCTCTACCACTACTCTTCTGTTTCTTATAGCCAAATCAattttggatcagcctaccatgagggcccTTGTCAAATCATTTACTAAAGTCAATGTAAACAACATCCTACCCTTATCAATCATCTTCAGCCATGTCTTCAAAATACTCAGCAATTGAGCCTCTACAGCCCTTCTAcctcagcggtaaagttgctgcctacagcgccagggactaggggtcgatccagactacgggtgctgtctgtatggagtttgtacactctctctgtgacatgcagatttgtaggttaattggcttttgtaaattgtttcttgtgtgcaggatggaaccagtgtatgggtgattgttggccgCATGTACTcggtggctgaaggacctgtttccacactgtatctctaaactaaactaaatctatccTGAATGGATCTCCCACAACCTAGCTGACCTCCACCCATTATTCTGAGACAATGACTCCCTGATTCTGTATACTTCAGCTGGGGAAACATCATCTACTCATCTATAGTAAACCATTGTTTTAATGAATACCGTTATAATGGATTTCGGTTACAGTGGACGGACCCGCCAACGccaccctcctccttctcccttggAGATGCTGACATACTCCACCTCGGGAGATGTTGGTGACtgcgggagaggaggaggaggaggaggaggaggcagtggAACAGGGAGCAAACAAAGCAACGGTTGAGAGGGTAGGGAGCCCCATGGCAACACAGCGAGTCCTGTATATGGCTGCAGCTCAAAGAAAGTGCTGGTGACAGGGACTACAACGTGAACTGTAACAACACCGCTTCAACTGgtaaagaagggctcgctggtgcagaccagtggCATTTGCGTCTAGTTTTAATGTAAAACAACACAAAGTgaaggagtaactcaacagactgaatcaatctgaaggaggatcccgacgtcatcaatccatgttctccagagatgctgccagagccgctgagttactccagcactttgtgtccttttgtgtattaaccatcatctacAGAGAACTTGTGTCTACAGAAAATTTTAAAGTTTATGAAGAAGATAAAAAATGAAAACAGGAGAATTCGCTGTAGCAATAACAAACACTTTCTTATCTTTTAAATACCTTGTGTTTTCAGTAATACAAGTCTATCCTCATCAGGTGTTCTTGTGCTTTTGTCCGAATTCGGGTGGCTGCCTTGTGTATGACTCATAcctaatttttcttcagatgctgcaGACAATATGGAGATATCCACATCAATCTCCTCACTGAGCGGTGTTTGAAAGTTAAACTCAAAAATATCAGGGACATGCTCACCACCTTGGAGTGATTGCAGTTCCAGCATGTCCTTGTTTTCGAATGGCTGCTGGTTTGGAAGTTGCATTTTGCTGTTCGCTGCTTGCTGATGGCACTTTCTGCTACTGGTCCTCCCCTCATCTTTTacttttgtttttcttctttcaGCTTCTTTATCTTCAGCTGATGGACATTCTTTCTGTCCATCTCCTGCAGATGATGCTCTCCTAGAACTCCTTCTTAGTCTGCTCAAGTGCGGCTGTTTTGTACCTATTTCAGGTTCCTGATTTGAGGTGTTACCTTTCACCTGAGGTCTTTGGACCAAAGGGCTATAAGCCTCAGTTTCAGGTCTTTCCCCTTCCTCAGCATTTTGTAAGACATGTGGTAGAGCTTGTGGAACATCTCTGGCCAATTTTCCGATATCTTCTGAAGTTTTTTTATGAAGGGGTGTTGCCTGCTTAGAGCGCCTATTTTGCCGAACGTAGCCTCTCCGACAGAAGGTGAAGTTAAAATCTTTGGCGTTCAAAAAACTTGCCTCTCCAATGCTCCTCTGAAAGTAATTTTCAATTTCCCTTGAAGATCGGAATCGTTTCCCTTGAGGACTAAATTAGAAAATCTTACTGCATGTGAAGAAATAAACATCTTCTTTCCATATGACAACCAAAACTAAATATTTACTTCATTTAATTCCTCTGTAATAATATAATGTAAACTATTTTATTTCCTATAGCAATAAGTACAGGAGTTAGACAGAAAAAtagaagactagactaagtgggacccgttgggtccctgtcacacgggacgcctggtcccccaacgcaacccgttccccaatgcaatattccaccactcacccgccccccccaacgcaatattgcaccactcacgcatagcccccaactgcgcaggcacggctcatttcctcatcccccagcactcactccccctcctcttcaccctccctcttctttcccctctcctcctcccctccccaatccctcccgcacctctccctccatctcctttcccctaccgtgtcactccttccctcactcctctcccctcactacccctctatcccccactcacctccccctatccctcatgacctcccccactgccctcctctccctctattccccctcctcccccactctgctcacctcccccgctccctccctaccccttcctctccctcaatcccccccactctccctcctcacctccccaggatctttcccctctcctcttccctagtccctccctcacctctccctccctcttctttcccctaccctcagtcactccctcgctccatccataaaaagcatctccagttccttcctccacagtgtgtgtgcgcttgtgcacgtgcgtgtgtgtgtgcgtgtgcgtccttctcggagatcttctccaccagctcattgaaattgtggtgcccaccgtgacgaacaccgactccatcccCCCCATTCCGCTTGGCCCGTCCCCGTCGTGTCCGATCGCCCGCTGCTGCCCGTCCCCACTGTGTCCACCCGCTGCCGCCGCTTAGCCGTCCCCGCCATACCCACCCGCCTACCTACCTGCTcgcgggggtggggggaatggAGTCAGTGTTCGCCAGGGTGGGCACCATgatttcgatgagctggtggataAGATCTCCTCTGAGAAGGCTGTGAACTTGAGTTACCGCAACGGCAGCGGTGGAGGAGACGAACCCGGGGGAacgggaccgccattgccgcagagggcaagcgggggagaggggtgagtgatgagggaccagggcctccactgcaacccccacccccccgcggCCGCTGCCGATGGAGGGGGAGATGATAGACAAGTTactctgaggaggggagagaggagtttgtgagtgaggtgggagaggccgCCGCCGGTAGGGCAGGAAGAGGCGTCGCCATCCTGGTCGTGGCATTGACTgataggagaagagaccaatctgcttggtgctgactgaaggaatctgcgcacgcgtggtttttaagatttttaaaccttgataacttttacaatataccaccgattggaatgaaacttgttgcactcgcagcacaggagaacggtaagTAACCTGGCGAAAGCACTATTGCGTACTGTTTTTGCccaaatagaaaaaccccgcaaaccggaagagcacaagatcagagttttagttatgtatggaAGATGCAGCCTGACTGCTGAATACATCCACCACTTTCTATGGGTATTTCCCATTTTTGGCAAATGCAGGTATTTGTCATTTGATTATTGAAGACAAAAGTTTGGTTGGAATTTTAAAATAATACACTTCATGCTCATTTTTAAATATTGCCATTGGTCTTGATTTTGCAATCAGCTTATGACCTAGATGAAGGCCTAGATCTAGGAACTTCCTGATCGTGTTTCCAGTAGAACTTGCTTCACTACTTGACCAATTACTTCCACTGCATTAATTTCAGCAATTTGAAGAAGTGCATTAAGTAACAAAGAATTATAATTGCTTTAATTTATATTACTCTTTTATC
The sequence above is a segment of the Amblyraja radiata isolate CabotCenter1 chromosome 18, sAmbRad1.1.pri, whole genome shotgun sequence genome. Coding sequences within it:
- the mbd4 gene encoding methyl-CpG-binding domain protein 4 isoform X1 — encoded protein: MDEPPFSQVSNGQYCELKELTKNSESVDTGSTFSPSFEALSSFQALDLATSQADYPQLPDGWKRIVKERKTGRSAGKSDVYLISPQGKRFRSSREIENYFQRSIGEASFLNAKDFNFTFCRRGYVRQNRRSKQATPLHKKTSEDIGKLARDVPQALPHVLQNAEEGERPETEAYSPLVQRPQVKGNTSNQEPEIGTKQPHLSRLRRSSRRASSAGDGQKECPSAEDKEAERRKTKVKDEGRTSSRKCHQQAANSKMQLPNQQPFENKDMLELQSLQGGEHVPDIFEFNFQTPLSEEIDVDISILSAASEEKLGMSHTQGSHPNSDKSTRTPDEDRLVLLKTQVNSEPSPKKKLERRKTSPYFSRNYAKEAPSPPRRKAFVKWTPPRSPFKLIQETLFHDPWKLLVATIFLNKTTGRKAIPVLWDFLERYPSAEIAQAADWKEVAALLKPLGLNELRAKAIIKFSDQFLTKQWRYPIELHGIGKYGNDSYRIFCVKEWKKVQPQDHKLNKYWQWLWENQEMLAL
- the mbd4 gene encoding methyl-CpG-binding domain protein 4 isoform X2 — translated: MDEPPFSQVSNGQYCELKELTKNSESVDTGSTFSPSFEALSSFQALDLATSQADYPQLPDGWKRIVKERKTGRSAGKSDVYLISPQGKRFRSSREIENYFQRSIGEASFLNAKDFNFTFCRRGYVRQNRRSKQATPLHKKTSEDIGKLARDVPQALPHVLQNAEEGERPETEAYSPLVQRPQVKGNTSNQEPEIGTKQPHLSRLRRSSRRASSAGDGQKECPSAEDKEAERRKTKVKDEGRTSSRKCHQQAANSKMQLPNQQPFENKDMLELQSLQGGEHVPDIFEFNFQTPLSEEIDVDISILSAASEEKLGMSHTQGSHPNSDKSTRTPDEDRLVLLKTQVNSEPSPKKKLERRKTSPYFSRNYAKEAPSPPRRKAFVKWTPPRSPFKLIQETLFHDPWKLLVATIFLNKTTDQFLTKQWRYPIELHGIGKYGNDSYRIFCVKEWKKVQPQDHKLNKYWQWLWENQEMLAL